One stretch of Riemerella columbina DNA includes these proteins:
- a CDS encoding BT_3928 family protein, with amino-acid sequence MLKRLLRFAVGFLFILSGGVKAVDIRGFAFKLEEYFSAQVFDLPFLEAWALPIAAIVVMLEIALGLMLLLDIRLKWTLRYLTILCLFFAFLTFYSAYYHVVTDCGCFGDAIKLSPWQSFWKDIILLALLILIGWLYRHQFSTKAQSYRYSFLALGLISGLWLMIYGWRYEPAIDFRDYKIGTDLLSEKQKIAAHPSEYKTVYTLKNKKNKTEITVNQDEYINQNYWQNPDWEIQEDQTTNQLVKQGYVSEIVKFKIENQQGEDVTDSLLTAPKAVLVFSYQPDHADAQLLADVEEKVAQLKKITVYGISTNPQTFKILPNGLMDGTAIKTIARSNPFVLVLKRGKIVDKMPARDFINQ; translated from the coding sequence ATGCTTAAACGATTGCTAAGATTTGCCGTTGGCTTTTTATTTATCTTATCAGGCGGTGTAAAGGCGGTTGACATCCGAGGTTTTGCGTTTAAATTAGAAGAATATTTTTCTGCACAAGTCTTTGACCTGCCTTTTTTAGAAGCTTGGGCACTTCCAATCGCTGCCATTGTGGTGATGTTAGAAATAGCCTTAGGCTTAATGCTTTTGCTTGATATTCGCTTGAAATGGACTTTGAGATATTTAACAATATTGTGTCTATTTTTTGCATTTTTGACATTTTACTCGGCGTATTATCATGTGGTGACAGATTGCGGTTGCTTCGGTGATGCAATAAAACTGAGCCCTTGGCAAAGTTTCTGGAAAGATATTATTTTATTAGCTTTATTGATTTTAATTGGGTGGCTATACCGACATCAATTTTCTACGAAAGCACAATCTTACCGCTATTCTTTTTTAGCTTTGGGCTTGATTAGCGGACTTTGGCTGATGATTTACGGTTGGAGATATGAACCTGCTATTGATTTTAGAGATTATAAAATAGGAACGGATTTGCTTAGTGAAAAACAGAAAATTGCCGCTCATCCTTCAGAATATAAAACTGTCTATACACTCAAAAATAAGAAAAATAAAACAGAGATTACGGTCAATCAAGATGAGTACATCAACCAAAATTATTGGCAAAATCCAGATTGGGAAATCCAAGAAGATCAAACCACCAATCAATTGGTGAAACAAGGATATGTATCTGAAATCGTGAAGTTTAAGATTGAAAATCAACAGGGCGAAGATGTTACGGACAGCCTATTAACAGCGCCAAAAGCGGTGTTGGTATTCTCATATCAGCCTGATCACGCCGATGCGCAACTCCTCGCCGATGTGGAAGAAAAAGTGGCTCAATTGAAAAAGATAACCGTTTATGGCATTTCTACTAATCCTCAAACTTTTAAAATATTGCCCAATGGGCTGATGGATGGCACGGCAATAAAGACAATTGCGAGAAGTAATCCTTTTGTTTTGGTGCTAAAGCGAGGAAAAATTGTAGATAAAATGCCAGCGCGAGATTTTATAAATCAATAA
- a CDS encoding M64 family metallopeptidase, whose protein sequence is MMIKRFLFTLSFCCIALSYAQNIKYDDFFDEGSLRIDLILSGNYENEQVTLYQLKHEPYYGGGTVHQLFFPDYGNYRILAKDETTGQLIFSKGFSPIFKEWQSTEEAKHRYRTFENTIQMPYPKHNIIVEVQARNRDGKFVNLFSEKISPQDMRIINEKPTPYKSLRYGNQHPKNAVDIAIISEGYTEAEIEKFNQDAKKFIDYMMKIPPFNAHRQDFNIYTIQAPSVESGTDIPGENIYKNTVLNSTFYTFGTPRYLTTLSLFKIADIAANVPYDQIFVIVNTDRYGGGGFYNVMNLVSADDSTSDKVFVHEFGHGFVGLGDEYYNNSGGTEDFYNLKVEPWEPNLTTLVNFKSKWAKHIDKNTPIPTPRIPMYKDKVGVFEGGGYTPKGIYSPALDCRMASNVPHGFCPVCTEAIEKTIEFYKR, encoded by the coding sequence ATGATGATAAAAAGATTTTTATTTACCTTAAGTTTCTGTTGTATCGCTTTGAGTTATGCCCAGAATATCAAATATGATGATTTTTTCGATGAAGGCAGTTTGAGGATTGACTTAATCCTTAGTGGAAACTATGAAAATGAGCAAGTTACACTCTACCAACTCAAACACGAACCTTATTATGGTGGAGGCACTGTTCACCAATTATTTTTCCCAGATTATGGCAATTATCGAATTTTAGCCAAAGATGAAACCACAGGACAATTGATTTTTTCGAAAGGTTTTAGCCCTATTTTTAAAGAATGGCAATCTACGGAAGAGGCTAAGCATCGCTATCGGACTTTTGAAAACACCATACAAATGCCTTATCCTAAGCATAATATTATTGTAGAAGTGCAGGCAAGAAACCGAGATGGAAAATTCGTTAATCTGTTTTCTGAAAAGATTTCGCCACAGGATATGCGTATTATCAACGAAAAGCCAACACCTTATAAAAGTTTGCGATACGGCAATCAACATCCTAAAAACGCAGTAGATATTGCAATTATTTCCGAAGGTTATACCGAAGCCGAAATAGAGAAATTTAACCAAGATGCTAAAAAATTCATCGATTATATGATGAAAATTCCGCCTTTTAATGCGCATCGCCAAGATTTCAATATTTACACCATCCAAGCACCTTCGGTAGAGTCTGGAACGGATATTCCTGGAGAAAATATTTATAAAAACACCGTGTTAAATTCTACATTTTACACCTTTGGAACACCGCGTTATTTGACTACACTTTCTCTTTTTAAAATTGCGGATATCGCAGCAAATGTACCTTATGATCAAATTTTCGTCATTGTGAATACTGATAGATATGGTGGCGGTGGCTTTTATAATGTGATGAACTTGGTTTCGGCTGATGATAGCACTTCGGATAAAGTTTTTGTCCACGAATTTGGGCATGGTTTCGTAGGTTTAGGTGATGAATATTATAATAATTCTGGAGGTACTGAAGATTTTTACAATCTAAAAGTAGAGCCTTGGGAACCCAACCTCACCACATTGGTTAATTTCAAGTCTAAATGGGCAAAACACATCGACAAAAACACGCCCATCCCTACTCCAAGAATTCCGATGTACAAAGACAAGGTAGGCGTTTTTGAAGGTGGAGGCTACACGCCAAAAGGCATTTATAGCCCTGCCTTAGATTGCAGAATGGCATCTAATGTGCCGCATGGTTTTTGCCCTGTTTGTACGGAGGCTATTGAAAAAACGATTGAATTTTATAAGCGATGA
- a CDS encoding TerB family tellurite resistance protein, whose translation MQKSNKSIAGYHLLMILSAVDYEFQPEEGLVIREYLAEEFPFRMNLDNEMAIIANLQPEAWKDHFEFHAHCFLDDSTEEERKRFAKFAKSLIKADQEVTEREHQFYQLMKTIWKLN comes from the coding sequence ATGCAAAAGTCAAATAAATCTATAGCGGGTTATCATTTATTGATGATACTTTCGGCGGTAGATTATGAATTTCAGCCAGAAGAAGGCTTGGTTATTAGAGAGTATTTAGCCGAAGAGTTTCCTTTTAGAATGAATTTGGATAATGAGATGGCGATTATCGCAAATTTACAACCTGAAGCGTGGAAAGATCATTTTGAATTCCATGCCCATTGTTTTTTAGATGATTCTACGGAAGAGGAGCGCAAGAGATTTGCGAAATTCGCAAAATCTTTGATAAAAGCTGATCAAGAAGTCACGGAAAGAGAGCATCAGTTCTATCAACTGATGAAAACGATTTGGAAATTAAACTAA
- the ychF gene encoding redox-regulated ATPase YchF, which translates to MKCGIVGLPNVGKSTLFNCLSNAKAQSANYPFCTIEPNLGTVSVPDQRLFELEKLVNPERVLPAVVEIVDIAGLVKGASRGEGLGNQFLANIRECEAIIHVLRCFENGNIVHVEGSVDPVRDKEIIDIELQLKDIETLTKAVEKAKKFIKSGKKEDIQKYETLKNILEFVENGRNAREFETDDITRPIIDEVQLLTKKPVLYVCNVDENSIKNGNEWVAKVEEIAQKEGAEVVVLAAQIEADINELETFEERQMFLEELGLEEPGVNRLIRKAYELLKLQTYFTAGVKEVRAWTIGRGWTAPQAAGVIHTDFEKGFIRAEVIKYDDFINYGSEVKVKEAGKLSVEGKEYIVQDGDIMHFRFNV; encoded by the coding sequence ATGAAATGTGGAATTGTAGGATTGCCCAATGTAGGGAAATCAACGCTGTTTAACTGCCTAAGTAACGCCAAAGCACAGAGTGCCAACTATCCTTTTTGTACCATAGAACCCAATTTAGGAACCGTGTCTGTGCCTGATCAGCGCTTATTTGAATTAGAAAAACTAGTCAATCCAGAGCGTGTGCTGCCTGCCGTGGTGGAGATTGTAGACATCGCAGGATTAGTAAAAGGTGCCAGCCGTGGCGAAGGTTTAGGCAACCAATTTTTGGCTAACATCCGTGAGTGTGAGGCGATTATCCATGTATTACGATGCTTTGAAAACGGAAACATCGTCCATGTAGAAGGCTCCGTAGATCCTGTAAGAGATAAGGAGATTATTGATATAGAACTTCAGCTTAAAGATATTGAAACACTAACCAAAGCAGTTGAAAAAGCTAAAAAATTCATTAAATCGGGTAAAAAAGAAGATATTCAGAAATACGAAACGCTAAAAAATATTTTAGAATTCGTAGAAAATGGCAGAAATGCTCGAGAATTTGAAACCGATGATATCACGCGTCCTATCATTGACGAAGTTCAATTGTTGACCAAAAAACCCGTGCTTTATGTTTGCAATGTGGATGAAAATTCAATAAAAAACGGCAACGAATGGGTAGCCAAAGTGGAAGAAATCGCTCAAAAAGAAGGTGCCGAAGTGGTCGTTTTAGCTGCACAAATAGAAGCCGACATCAATGAATTAGAAACCTTTGAGGAACGCCAAATGTTCTTAGAAGAATTGGGATTAGAGGAACCTGGCGTTAACCGTTTGATCAGAAAAGCCTACGAATTATTGAAACTCCAAACCTACTTTACCGCAGGCGTAAAAGAAGTCCGTGCTTGGACCATTGGCAGAGGCTGGACAGCACCACAAGCCGCAGGCGTAATCCACACCGATTTTGAAAAAGGCTTTATCCGTGCCGAAGTGATCAAATACGATGATTTCATCAACTATGGTTCCGAAGTTAAAGTGAAAGAAGCTGGAAAACTATCCGTGGAAGGTAAAGAATACATCGTTCAAGATGGTGATATTATGCACTTTAGATTTAATGTATAA
- the tpiA gene encoding triose-phosphate isomerase yields the protein MRKNIVAGNWKMNKTYPEAQQLMNELLEYTQNHQPNCEVMIAPPALYLIPAQALLKGKVGVYAQDISEYGSGAYTGEISADMLKSVDANGSIIAHSERRQYHGETDSHANRKIKNLLDRGLTPIYCNGENLEERKSGRYLEVIKNQTEVALFTLSAEEIKKVVIAYEPVWAIGTGETASAEQAQEVHAYIRNLIAEKYGREVAEEISILYGGSVKPNNAKEIFSQPDVDGGLIGGAALNIEDFSKIIEAF from the coding sequence ATGAGAAAAAATATCGTTGCAGGAAACTGGAAAATGAATAAAACCTATCCTGAAGCTCAACAATTGATGAATGAACTTTTAGAGTACACGCAAAATCATCAGCCGAATTGCGAGGTTATGATTGCGCCACCAGCATTGTATCTTATCCCTGCCCAAGCCCTACTGAAGGGGAAAGTGGGCGTTTATGCTCAAGATATTTCTGAGTATGGAAGTGGGGCTTACACAGGTGAAATTTCGGCGGATATGCTGAAATCGGTGGATGCCAATGGCAGTATTATCGCGCATTCTGAGAGAAGGCAATACCACGGCGAAACCGACAGTCACGCCAATAGAAAGATTAAAAACCTCTTGGATAGAGGGCTTACGCCGATTTATTGCAATGGTGAAAATCTTGAAGAGCGGAAATCAGGTCGCTATTTAGAAGTGATTAAAAACCAAACCGAAGTGGCGCTATTTACGCTAAGTGCGGAAGAGATTAAAAAAGTGGTTATCGCTTATGAGCCTGTTTGGGCGATAGGTACTGGCGAAACGGCATCTGCAGAGCAAGCGCAAGAGGTGCACGCGTACATCAGAAATTTGATTGCTGAAAAGTATGGTCGCGAGGTGGCGGAAGAAATTTCCATCCTCTACGGCGGTTCGGTAAAACCAAATAATGCTAAAGAAATATTCTCTCAGCCTGATGTAGATGGCGGATTGATTGGAGGTGCAGCGCTTAATATTGAGGATTTCTCTAAAATTATAGAAGCTTTTTAA